In Thermoanaerobaculum aquaticum, the DNA window TTGCTGGTCTGGCCACGGTGCAGGAAATCCGCGAGCAGCTGCAGGCGGTGGCTGCTGCCGGAAAGCCCACCTACGCTTACCTGGAAACCGCAGGGGAAGGCTACTCCGGAAACATGGCCTACTTTCTGGCCACCGGCTGCCAAAAGGTGGTGCTGGGTCCCATGGGTGACCTCACGCTTGTGGGTCTGAAGGCCGAGGTCCCCTTTATTCGCGGCACCCTGGACAGGCTGGGAATTGAGCCGGATTTTCCCGGAATTGGCGACTACAAAACCGCGCGCAATTTCTATATCGAAAAGGACTTTACCCCGGCCCATCGGGAAATGACGGCGTGGCTTTTGGGCTCCATAGGCCGACAAATCGCGAAAGGGATTGCCTCCTCTCGAGGCCTGTCGGAAGCGCAAGCGCAAACGTTGATGGCCCAGGGGCCGTACCTGGGACCTAAAGCGCTGGAGCTCAAGCTGGTGAACGCCATCCAGGACTGGGATAGCTTTGCCGAGGAGACCGCAAAAGGCGAAAGCGGAAGCCTGGAGGTGGTGGGCTTGCGGCGGTACTTGCGCTCCGGAAGGCCGGATTCCAGCGGAACCCCCATTGCCGTGGTGGTGGCGGAAGGGGCCATTATGCGGGGGGAAAGCGGCTTTTCTCCGGTGCCCTTCTTCGGTGGTGACGTGATGGGGGCGGAAACCATGGCCCGGGTTTTCCGGGACGTGAGGGAGTCGGACGCCAAGGCGGTGATCTTCCGCATCAACTCCCCAGGGGGTAGCGCCGTGGCTTCGGAAATCATCCGTGTGGAAATGGAACGCACTGCCAAGGAAAAACCGGTGGTGGTTTCCATGGGCAACGTGGCGGCTTCCGGTGGGTACTGGATCACCTGCGGGGCCCAAAAAGTGGTGGCCAACCCGGGGACCATTACCGCTTCCATTGGCGTTTTTGCGGGGCATTTGGCCATGGCCAGGTTCTGGGAGGAAAAGCTGGGCGTCACCTGGGGGGAGTTGGCCACCAGCCCCAACGCCGACCTTTTCGGCAGCCTGCACCCCTGGACACCGGAGCAGAGGCAGATCATTCAAGCCTGGCTTGACCGGGTGTACGACCAGTTCGTGGAGCGGGTGGCCAAAGCCCGGGGGTTGAGCCGGGAAAAGGTGGACAGCATGGGGCGGGGCCGGGTCTTTACCGGGGAGCAGGCGCTGGAGCTGGGTCTGGTGGACCGCCTGGGAGGCTTTGACGTGGCCCTGGAGGAAGCCAGGAAGCTTGCCGGGTTGGGTCCCGAAGATCCGGTGGAGCTGCGCTTTTACCCTCGAAAGATTGAGCTCTTCGAGCGAATCCTGCGTCCGGATGACGAAGAGCAAGCCAGAACGTGGTTTTCCCTGCTGGCCCAAGGGAAGGCAGCCCTTCCCGGGCCCGTTTGGTTGCCACCCATTGTGGTGCGGTAAGTTCTGGCCTTAAAGGCTTGCGGCGGGTTGGCCGCGGTGCAGGGTGATGAGGTCCACCTCCGGCAGGGTGCCCACCCGCAGCGGCACCGCGCCCACCCCCACGCCCCGGGAAAC includes these proteins:
- the sppA gene encoding signal peptide peptidase SppA, translated to MAGRSKVFAALGCLVLVVVGGVLAIIVGVKMTVRRLPSSAVLHVEIAGEIPERSSEEPWAELFGPRVVSRQDLRDALVKARSDKRIKAVRVKIRDCFAGLATVQEIREQLQAVAAAGKPTYAYLETAGEGYSGNMAYFLATGCQKVVLGPMGDLTLVGLKAEVPFIRGTLDRLGIEPDFPGIGDYKTARNFYIEKDFTPAHREMTAWLLGSIGRQIAKGIASSRGLSEAQAQTLMAQGPYLGPKALELKLVNAIQDWDSFAEETAKGESGSLEVVGLRRYLRSGRPDSSGTPIAVVVAEGAIMRGESGFSPVPFFGGDVMGAETMARVFRDVRESDAKAVIFRINSPGGSAVASEIIRVEMERTAKEKPVVVSMGNVAASGGYWITCGAQKVVANPGTITASIGVFAGHLAMARFWEEKLGVTWGELATSPNADLFGSLHPWTPEQRQIIQAWLDRVYDQFVERVAKARGLSREKVDSMGRGRVFTGEQALELGLVDRLGGFDVALEEARKLAGLGPEDPVELRFYPRKIELFERILRPDDEEQARTWFSLLAQGKAALPGPVWLPPIVVR